The nucleotide sequence GTCCTCaaaacaacctcaacctcgtccCTCTTATGTTCTCTCCCACTTCGCATCTCCTTAAGCGGCGTAACCAATacattctccctcttctcaacccTCTTATTCCCTCCgctccctcctccccctccttcgCTACTCTCCCCAATAAATTTGAAtaacctcttctcactctcgTTCGAATCCCTTATCAAAGCCAATACattccccctcccacctcctctaTGATATTGTgtcgaggtggaagaggcagaagaagaagaagggatgttgaggtatGCTTGGGTGAATTTGCCTGCTGGTTTGGAGTTTAGGGTGGTCAGGTAGGCTAGTTCTGAGGTTcgggtggagagggagtcGAGGGTGTCTGATAGGGAAGGCATCGCGATTGAGTTCGGCAATTTTTATGTGTACATGTAACATGTGATAGGCTATTCTTGGCTGCTGAGCGGGGTATAATGGGAGGTGCGTTGGAAACGATGTATGGTGTGTGATGTTTTCTGGCCCGACCTGCAATGCGAGATTTGAGATTTGTTGACAACTTCGAGTAGATCTTACCCCTCACGCGTTCAGGCAGTCGCGTACCACAAATCAATGTTTATCATATATGAGGGGATCATTTACAATGGTAATGTTCAAAACATTTAACACTGCGCATATGCATAAAGATTCACTTTTCACTACCTGACATTCCTTCAAATCATAACATCGAATGCATTCACTTCTTCTCAGAGAGCTCAGCAACACCGGGAAGGGTCTATATGTCACAAGCGAAATTATCAGcatcacctccatctccatctagTCCCCGCACAACCTTAGAGAAGAAAATacccatcactcaccttaccCTCGAGCAATTCGAGAgaagcaccaccaccagtaGAGACGTGACTCAACTCCTTCTCTTTACCGGCATTAGCGACCAAAGTAGCGGTATCACCACCTCCTACAATAACGGTAGCACCGTTCTTGGCAGCTTTGATAGTAGCGTCGAGCAGGGCGTTGGACCCTTTAGCAAAGTTGGGGAACTCGAATACACCGGCGGGACCGTTCCATAAGATCGTCTTGGCCTCTGAGACGGTTTGGGCGAAGAATTCTTGGGATTTGGGTCCGGCATCGAGACCTTGCCAGTCGGAGGGGATACCGGATTCGTCGGTTGCCTCTCCGACCTGTACGCATTACTCATCAGCATATTGCTTTGACACCCCTGAATATGATTAAGGTGAATGATTTCTAGCGTGAAAAGGCAAAACCCACTTGAGCATCTTTGTCGAACTTGTCGGCAGTAATGTAGTCAACGGGGAAGACAAGCTTGACgttgttcttcttggctttgtCAACGAGAGCTTGAACCTTCTTGGAACCTTCCTCGTCGAAGAGGGATTTACCAATCTAAATAAAAAGTGAGTTAGCCATGCGCAAACGAATCTCCTTGgtcgaactcacctcaacgTTTTCAAGGGTCTtcttgaaggtgaaggaCATACCACcacagatgatgagggtgttaACCTGCACGCATTTACAGGTTAGCTATTATCCACCCGTAGACGGGAGTACATCTGAGCTCACTTGATCAAGCATGTTCTCGATCAATTGGATCTTATCGGCAACCTTGGCACCACCGAGAATAGCCAAGAATGGTCGTTCAGGGTGTTCAAGGACCTTAGCAAAGTATTCGAGTTCCTTCTTCATGAGGAAACCGGCGGCTCTTTGAGGGAGTTGTACACCGACCATGGAAGAGTGGGCTCGGTGGGCGGTACCGAAGCTGCGTTGAAGGTATTGCTCAGCTGTGTCACCATTGACCATCGACGGGGAGCCTATATTCAGCTGAGATAGGAGTCGATCACTCACGCATCGTTGATGTAAACGGTACCAAGAGCAGTCAAATCCTCTCTGAACTTCTTGACGTTCTCGGGGTCGGCTGTATATTGcacgatgatcagctttATCTTCAAACTCGGATCAAGAGGGAATGGCAGTTtacctttgatcttctcgccGTCCTTCttacctttaccttcctcttcgacgtGGAATCGCAAGTTCTCCAAAAGGAAAACTTGACCGTTATCACCGGCCAAAACAGCTTCCTTGACCTTGTCTCCTACACATTCATCTAGGAACTTGACATCTCTAGACAAAAGTTCGGAGAGCTTGGCAGCGACGGGTTTGAGGGAGTATTTGGGGTTGGGGGAGCCATCGGGTCGTCCGAGATGGGACATCAAGATG is from Kwoniella bestiolae CBS 10118 chromosome 6, complete sequence and encodes:
- a CDS encoding phosphoglycerate kinase codes for the protein MSLSSKLSITDVSLKGERVLIRVDFNVPQDKELNITNPARIVAALPTIKYAIDQGAKSVILMSHLGRPDGSPNPKYSLKPVAAKLSELLSRDVKFLDECVGDKVKEAVLAGDNGQVFLLENLRFHVEEEGKGKKDGEKIKADPENVKKFREDLTALGTVYINDAFGTAHRAHSSMVGVQLPQRAAGFLMKKELEYFAKVLEHPERPFLAILGGAKVADKIQLIENMLDQVNTLIICGGMSFTFKKTLENVEIGKSLFDEEGSKKVQALVDKAKKNNVKLVFPVDYITADKFDKDAQVGEATDESGIPSDWQGLDAGPKSQEFFAQTVSEAKTILWNGPAGVFEFPNFAKGSNALLDATIKAAKNGATVIVGGGDTATLVANAGKEKELSHVSTGGGASLELLEGKTLPGVAELSEKK